The Apus apus isolate bApuApu2 chromosome 8, bApuApu2.pri.cur, whole genome shotgun sequence genome has a window encoding:
- the GP5 gene encoding platelet glycoprotein V, with amino-acid sequence MLVFHMSVMIKLFFQLDASVCPEKCDCPSKHGIYCSGPHIKDLESLNLPCNMTEIHITDTNVTYLPDVFSRMVELQHLILSSNNISLISPMAFKGLRRLKALKLLDNKLVELPPEVFDDMIQLQQLIIENNRLKSIEENLFDKLDGLEELLLNKNQLIALPSGVLKKLAKLKVLNLSRNCLAVLPKNIFSALTRLEKLMLYFNRLSSIESGMFDSLKELLELFLHSNNIQSITPDAFHCLHKLRTLTLSRNKLEALPPGLFLHLHDLSKLTLYSNPLKSLPEVLFGEMRHLGSLWLYHTKLSTIPDFVFSNLTNLELLVLSFNPELRALPQNVFSGLSELRGLSLHTNNISSLPEGIFLSLQKLQNVSLFGSRLEVLPRNLFHNLKHLQKVYLNSTKLQSLPGDMFAALPELQEVSLDDNPWKCDCQILGFKEWLQRSMEIVKNVPSLTCDSPLALQNISLVALTDDHLKCLPTTASTYQMFRSTYSQASASLVTELLTSSWDTTIATVSDMDMSTPTSVPLSTPAFTYSHVQDVGKQRLRFSDIPTQASPSVTGENNSVRGTDLNTLVWWDELPARRSAKLNFNTRIAYCQLFLCLHSLILALQAITIVLSLYVMGKTRQLLHSKDTAAQPVVLIKFLRR; translated from the coding sequence ATGTTAGTGTTCCATATGTCAGTGATGATCAAGCTTTTCTTCCAGCTGGATGCATCTGTTTGTCCTGAGAAATGTGACTGCCCTTCAAAACATGGAATTTATTGCTCTGGTCCCCACATAAAAGACCTGGAGTCATTAAACCTGCCTTGCAACATGACAGAAATTCACATAACAGACACTAATGTAACATACTTGCCGGATGTTTTTTCCAGGATGGTAGAACTGCAGCATCTCATCTTGTCTTCAAACAACATCTCCCTGATTTCACCAATGGCTTTTAAAGGCCTGAGAAGGCTAAAAGCCCTCAAGCTGCTTGATAATAAGCTGGTTGAACTTCCCCCAGAAGTGTTTGATGACATGATACAGCTTCAGCAATTGATCATTGAAAATAACAGGTTAAAATCCatagaagaaaatctgtttgaCAAACTAGATGGTTTGGAGGAGCTTCTCTTGAACAAGAACCAACTAATAGCACTTCCTAGTGGAGTGCTGAAGAAACTCGCCAAACTCAAAGTACTGAACTTGTCAAGAAATTGTTTGGCAGTGCTGCCTAAAAACATATTTAGTGCATTAACCAGGCTTGAGAAGCTGATGCTGTATTTTAACAGGCTGTCTTCAATAGAGTCTGGTATGTTTGATAgcctgaaggagctgctggaactCTTCCTGCATTCTAATAACATCCAGTCCATCACCCCTGATGCGTTTCATTGTCTTCATAAACTGAGAACCCTAACGCTCTCCAGAAACAAGCTTGAGGCTTTGCCTCCTGGGCTTTTTCTGCACTTGCATGACCTGTCAAAATTGACCTTGTACAGTAACCCACTGAAGTCTCTTCCAGAAGTATTGTTTGGAGAAATGAGGCATCTTGGTAGCCTGTGGCTGTATCACACCAAGCTCTCAACAATACCAGATTTTGTGTTCAGTAACTTGACAAATTTAGAGCTTCTTGTGCTGAGTTTTAATCCAGAGCTTCGTGCTCTTCCTCAGAATGTATTCAGTGGCCTGAGTGAGCTGCGGGGCCTTTCTCTGCATACAAATAATATTTCCAGTCTGCCAGAGGGCATCTTCCTGAGCCTCCAGAAACTGCAGAATGTTTCCCTTTTTGGTTCAAGGCTTGAGGTTCTTCCTAGAAACCTCTTCCATAATCTCAAGCACCTTCAGAAAGTTTACCTGAATAGCACCAAGCTGCAGTCTCTTCCTGGAGATATGTTTGCTGCGTTACCTGAGCTGCAGGAAGTCTCCCTTGATGACAACCCTTGGAAATGTGATTGCCAAATTCTTGGCTTCAAAGAGTGGCTCCAAAGGAGCATGGAGATAGTTAAAAATGTGCCATCTCTGACATGTGACAGCCCACTGGCATTGCAGAATATTTCTCTCGTGGCTCTTACAGATGATCATCTGAAGTGTCTGCCAACCACAGCCAGTACCTACCAGATGTTCAGATCAACTTATTCTCAGGCTTCAGCCTCTCTTGTGACAGAGCTGTTGACATCCTCTTGGGACACTACTATAGCAACAGTGTCTGACATGGATATGAGCACACCCACATCAGTTCCTCTTTCAACTCCAGCTTTTACCTACTCGCATGTTCAAGATGTTGGAAAGCAGAGGCTTCGTTTTTCAGATATCCCAACCCAAGCTTCTCCCAGTGTTACAGGAGAAAACAACAGTGTCAGAGGAACAGATTTGAATACTCTGGTCTGGTGGGATGAGCTGCCAGCCCGCAGGAGTGCTAAGCTCAATTTTAATACCAGAATAGCTTATTGTCAGCTATTCTTGTGCCTTCACAGTTTGATTTTAGCACTCCAGGCTATAACCATTGTGCTCAGTCTGTATGTGATGGGTAAAACCAGGCAGCTCTTGCACTCCAAAGATACTGCTGCTCAGCCTGTAGTTCTGATAAAATTTTTAAGAAGGTAG
- the LOC127387790 gene encoding carboxypeptidase N subunit 2-like, which yields MAVRGSSAPAGTARQAASHPSQKTSSHLGEQHPCRPAADSVAISMMQHSCRLVVYALLGLGSLLEEGLCLPCPPTCQCYDTSKVFCSEERMREIPVGLPGNATQLFFVETALSSIRSGALGSSTTLTKLVFLNNNIQELQAGAFRGLPSLTELEVSGNPLLAVSPEVLVGLSNLSKLSLGANAIHSLQPGLFTTACHLQDLRLPGNKIEALPSGIFHPLRHLQTLDLSQNILSELPDGLLAPLTVLRFLKLSNNLLVQVPLGAFGALGQLAELHLDGNRLEELPGGAFAGLGELRRLQLQHNALGSLAPDIFAGLHNLTVLSLEGNRLATLPTALFASTPHLLHLSLARNRLEMLPQGLFANLSALQTLVLSHNAIVHLHTEVFQGLSGLVMLQVSYNNISILPAGLLDGMPLLTSLALDHNSLAHLPLGLFDANEELVRVELAHNPWACNCHLAYLLGWLQGFAEPLIHAQGFCASPATLRGRSLLDVPQRQLECPGVPGIAPEEPREDAPGQCTYSNPEGTMSVACDATSCQQLSLHLPPLPRQAARPGPEYQGAWELRSRCGTLRVSVIITAQSGDEATLPGLPAAP from the exons ATGG CAGTGAGGGGCAGCTCCGCCCCAGCAGGAACAGCTCGTCAGGCAGCTTCCCATCCGTCCCAGAAAACATCATCCCATCTCGGtgagcagcatccctgcagaCCTGCTGCAGACTCGGTGGCAATCTCCATGATGCAACACTCG TGCAGGCTGGTGGTCTATGCGCTGCTGGGGCTAGGATCCCTGCTGGAGGaggggctgtgcctgccctgtCCCCCCACCTGCCAGTGCTACGACACCTCCAAAGTCTTCTGCTCGGAGGAGAGGATGCGGGAGATCCCGGTGGGCCTGCCAGGGAATGCCACCCAGCTCTTTTTTGTGGagacagccctgagcagcatCCGCAGTGGGgccctgggctccagcaccaCCCTTACCAAGCTGGTCTTCCTCAACAACAacatccaggagctgcaggctggtgcCTTTCGGGGGTTGCCAAGCCTCACCGAGCTGGAGGTGTCAGGCAACCCTTTGCTGGCAGTCAGCCCGGAGGTGCTGGTGGGACTGTCCAACCTCAGCAAGCTCTCCCTGGGTGCCAATGCCATCCACTCCCTGCAGCCGGGGCTCTTCACCACTGCCTGCCACCTGCAGGACCTACGTTTGCCAGGGAACAAGATCGAGGCACTGCCCTCTGGCATCTTCCACCCGCTACGCCACCTCCAGACCCTGGACCTCTCTCAGAACATCCTGTCTGAGCTGCCAGATGGGCTTCTGGCCCCCCTCACTGTCCTCCGCTTCCTCAAGCTCAGCAACAACCTGCTGGTGCAGGTGCCCCTTGGTGCTTTTGGGGCACTGGGCCAGCTGGCTGAGCTCCACCTGGATGGCAACcggctggaggagctgccaggaGGTGCCTTTGCTGGTCTGGGGGAGCTGCGgcggctgcagctgcagcacaacgccctgggcagcctggcccctGACATCTTTGCTGGTCTCCACAACCTCACTGTCCTCAGCCTGGAAGGCAACCGCCTGGCCACTCTGCCTACTGCCCTCTTCGCCAGCACCCCTCACCTCCTCCACCTCTCGCTGGCTCGCAacaggctggagatgctgcCCCAGGGGCTCTTTGCCAACCTGTCGGCTCTGCAGACCCTGGTGCTGTCGCACAACGCCATAGTCCACCTCCACACGGAGGTTTTCCAGGGATTATCAGGGCTGGTGATGTTGCAGGTGAGCTACAACAACATCTCTATCctgccagctgggctgctggatgGGATGcccctcctcacctccctgGCACTGGACCACAACAGCCTGGCCCACCTGCCTCTGGGGCTCTTTGATGCCAACGAGGAGCTGGTGCGTGTGGAGCTGGCCCACAACCCCTGGGCCTGCAACTGCCACCTGGCCTATCTCCTGGGCTGGCTCCAGGGCTTTGCTGAGCCCCTCATCCATGCACAAGGCTtctgtgccagcccagccacTCTGCGGGGAAGGTCCCTGCTGGACGTCccccagaggcagctggagtGCCCAGGAGTGCCTGGCATTGCCCCGGAGGAGCCAAGGGAGGATGCTCCAGGGCAGTGTACCTACAGCAATCCTGAAGGCACCATGAGTGTAGCTTGTGATgccaccagctgccagcagctcagccttcacctccctcctcttcccaggCAAGCAGCCAGGCCAGGGCCAGAGTACCAGGGTGCCTGGGAGCTGCGCTCCCGCTGTGGCACACTGCGGGTCAGTGTCATCATCACAGCACAGAGTGGGGATGAGGCCACTTTGCCAGGTCTCCCAGCTGCACCCTAG
- the LOC127387829 gene encoding leucine-rich repeat-containing protein 15-like, with translation MERGSWQQWLLLLVGIQLAGGQCPEQCQCVRTAQVECSGASITAVPSPIPANAMTLQIINTRIAELGDASFGNTSLLIGLRIEKNNLSHISPGAFQHLPDLRYLSLASNKLQELPVQVFEPLDKLESLLLSSNQILQVEPSHFAHLSNLKELQLHGNNLQELKEGVFDQLTSLTKLNLARNNIDRLPPRAFERLARLQVLRLYENRLRQIPVGAFDGLPELLELGLHQNQLEMLSPDLFVNNGNLQKLYLSNNLLTTLPSGIFLPLRALAKITLHVNRLRDISPSAFGPTPDLRELWLYENELSTLPAAVFSNLTQLQLLVLSKNRLRSVAPGAFRGLGELLELSLHSNTLRRLDAQALEGLPKLQNLSLHHNQLQVLPRGLFRATPGLQHLQLHSNALEYLPTGIFSPLATLREVKLHNNSWRCDEGILPLRSWLEDNPHKVGDTPPLCAQPPILRGTPISGLLRDQLLPPLPSTASAHPSTPLPAHPSEVASLESDWTEPPMGVPVSPREEEEEAEEQGWWGLTRIQSGVVVAVIVLVCLALLAALVALVVYGCRKKSHVVLMRMKAPNEA, from the coding sequence ATGGAGCGAGGAagctggcagcagtggctgctgctgctggtgggcatCCAGCTGGCTGGTGGCCAGTGCCCAGAGCAGTGCCAGTGTGTCCGCACCGCCCAGGTGGAGTGCTCTGGTGCCAGCATCACCGCggtccccagccccatccctgccaacGCCATGACCCTCCAGATCATCAACACGCGCATCGCTGAGCTGGGCGACGCGTCCTTCGGCAACACCTCCCTGCTGATCGGGCTGCGCATCGAGAAGAACAACCTGTCGCACATCAGCCCCGGGGCTTTCCAGCACCTGCCTGACCTGCGCTACCTCAGCCTGGCCAGCAACAAGCTGCAGGAGCTCCCTGTGCAGGTCTTCGAGcccctggacaagctggagtCTCTGCTCCTCTCTAGCAACCAGATTCTCCAGGTTGAGCCTTCTCACTTTGCCCACCTGAGTAACCTCAAGGAGCTGCAACTGCACGGGAACAacctgcaggagctgaaggaggGGGTGTTCGACCAGCTTACCAGCCTCACCAAGCTCAACCTGGCCAGGAACAACATCGACCGTCTGCCGCCCCGGGCTTTCGAGCGGCTGGCGCGGTTGCAGGTGCTGCGGCTCTATGAGAACCGGCTCCGGCAGATCCCGGTGGGTGCCTTCGACgggctgccagagctgctggagctggggctgcaccagAACCAGCTGGAGATGCTGTCCCCGGATCTCTTTGTGAACAACGGGAACCTGCAGAAGCTCTACCTGTCCAACAACCTCCTCACCACCCTGCCAAGCGGCATCTTCTTGCCCCTGCGCGCCCTTGCCAAGATCACCCTGCACGTCAACCGCCTGCGGGACATCTCCCCCAGCGCCTTCGGGCCCACGCCCGACCTGCGGGAGCTGTGGCTCTATGAGAATGAGCTTtccaccctccctgctgctgtcttcagcaacctcacccagctgcagctcctggtcctCAGCAAGAACCGCCTGCGCTCGGTGGCACCAGGGGCTTTCCGGGGCttgggggagctgctggagctgtccCTGCACTCCAACACCCTGCGCCGCCTGGATGCCCAGGCACTGGAGGGGCTGCCCAAGCTGCAGAACCTCTCCCTGCACCACAaccagctgcaggtgctgccacGGGGCCTCTTCAGAgccaccccagggctgcagcacctgcagctgcaCTCCAATGCCCTGGAGTACCTACCCACTGGCATCTTCTCCCCCCTGGCAACCCTGCGAGAGGTGAAGCTGCACAACAACTCCTGGCGCTGTGACGAGGGCATCCTACCCCTGAGGAGCTGGTTGGAGGACAACCCCCACAAGGTGGGCGATACACCCCCCCTCTGTGCCCAGCCCCCCATACTGAGGGGCACTCCCATTTCCGGGCTGCTGCGGGAccagctcctccctcccttACCCTCCACTGCCTCTGCCCATCCCAGCACCCCGCTCCCAGCTCACCCCTCTGAGGTGGCATCATTGGAGAGTGATTGGACGGAGCCCCCCATGGGGGTGCCGGTCTCCCCAcgagaggaggaagaagaggcagaggagcagggctggtgggggcTGACACGCATACAGAGCGGGGTGGTGGTGGCGGTCATCGTGCTGGTGTGTTTGGCCCTGCTTGCTGCTCTGGTGGCACTGGTGGTCTACGGCTGTAGGAAGAAAAGCCACGTTGTGCTCATGAGGATGAAGGCGCCCAATGAAGCCTGA